From Streptomyces chrestomyceticus JCM 4735, one genomic window encodes:
- a CDS encoding WXG100 family type VII secretion target: MSGQILVNFATISQAASDVRGTANNIRTQLDDLESGVKKIAASWEGAAQEGYQARQREWDQRAASLHSTLEAIAKALDQAAQNYQSTESKNASIWGG, from the coding sequence GACGATCTCCCAGGCCGCCTCCGACGTGCGCGGAACGGCCAACAACATCCGTACCCAGCTCGACGACCTCGAGTCGGGTGTCAAGAAGATCGCCGCAAGCTGGGAAGGTGCCGCGCAGGAGGGCTACCAGGCCCGCCAGCGCGAGTGGGACCAGCGCGCCGCTTCCCTGCACTCGACCTTGGAAGCCATCGCCAAGGCCCTGGACCAGGCCGCTCAGAACTACCAGAGCACCGAGTCCAAGAACGCCAGCATCTGGGGCGGCTGA
- the mycP gene encoding type VII secretion-associated serine protease mycosin — MPLNSGQCTFGTDDIKETPWSLQRLLTRQMWAYGEGQGVKVAVIDTGVDSGNEQLRGAITGGKSYVEKGKPTEDQVGHGTKVAGIIAARPKAGSGFYGLAPKAQIIPFQQTDKEKGGTAASLAKAIDDAVAANADIINISQGTNANPALLSGLRAAVTRAEAKGVLIVASAGNGGASGAEQSMYPAAFENSNVLAVGASDRNNERAPFSQAGSFVDIAAPGVDMVSTVPNGGNCVDQGTSFAAPYAAGVAALLIGRNNAEHQKWQPREIIWHLEKTAERVRKNRDHNIGWGVVDPVAALNDKTKPTGEPKPDTDSGRADNGADIQAAALTIGESTEERQARIAIYIIGGGALAVATVVGTSIALRDWRRKNTLNTRGGH, encoded by the coding sequence GTGCCCCTGAACAGTGGCCAGTGCACGTTCGGCACCGACGACATCAAAGAGACCCCGTGGTCGCTGCAGCGCCTGCTCACCCGGCAGATGTGGGCGTACGGAGAAGGCCAGGGCGTCAAGGTCGCCGTCATCGACACCGGCGTCGACTCCGGCAACGAACAGTTGCGCGGCGCGATCACCGGCGGCAAGAGCTACGTCGAGAAGGGCAAGCCCACCGAGGACCAGGTCGGCCACGGCACCAAGGTCGCGGGCATCATCGCCGCCCGCCCGAAGGCCGGCTCCGGCTTCTACGGCCTGGCCCCCAAGGCGCAGATCATCCCCTTCCAGCAGACGGACAAGGAAAAGGGCGGTACGGCCGCCAGCCTGGCCAAGGCGATAGACGACGCGGTCGCCGCGAACGCCGACATCATCAACATCTCCCAGGGCACCAACGCGAACCCGGCTCTCCTGAGCGGCCTGCGCGCCGCGGTCACCCGGGCCGAGGCCAAGGGCGTCCTGATCGTCGCCTCCGCGGGCAACGGCGGCGCGAGCGGCGCCGAGCAGAGCATGTACCCCGCCGCCTTCGAGAACTCCAACGTCCTGGCCGTCGGCGCCTCCGACCGCAACAACGAACGCGCCCCCTTCTCCCAGGCCGGCTCCTTCGTCGACATCGCCGCCCCCGGCGTGGACATGGTCTCCACCGTCCCCAACGGCGGCAACTGCGTCGACCAGGGCACCAGCTTCGCCGCCCCGTACGCCGCCGGCGTCGCGGCCCTCCTGATCGGCCGCAACAACGCCGAACACCAGAAGTGGCAGCCGCGCGAGATCATCTGGCACCTGGAGAAGACCGCCGAACGCGTCCGCAAGAACCGCGACCACAACATCGGCTGGGGCGTCGTCGACCCCGTGGCGGCCCTCAACGACAAGACCAAGCCGACCGGCGAACCCAAGCCGGACACGGACTCCGGCCGCGCCGACAACGGCGCCGACATCCAGGCGGCCGCCCTGACCATCGGCGAATCCACCGAGGAACGCCAAGCCCGCATCGCCATCTACATCATCGGCGGCGGCGCACTGGCCGTCGCCACGGTCGTCGGCACCTCGATCGCCCTGCGCGACTGGCGCCGCAAGAACACCTTGAACACACGGGGAGGACATTAA